In Thermoanaerobaculia bacterium, the genomic stretch TCCGCGGGCGTGATCGACCCGGCGTCCGCTCCCGCCTCCGGGGACGCGGCCGCGACGCCGCAGAACGCCTCGTAGTCGATGAGCTTCGTGATCGTCGGGTTCGGTCCGCACACGACGCAGTCGGGGCTCTTCCTGAGCTTCAGCTCCCGGACCTTCATCCCCAGAGCGTCGACGAGGAGGAGCCGTCCGACGAGCGGCGAGCCGACGCCGAGGATCAGCTTGAGCGTCTCGGTCGCCTGGATCACGCCGAGGAGCCCGGGCAGGACCCCGAGCACGCCTCCTTCCGCGCACGACGGGACGAGGCCGGGCGGCGGGGGTTCGGGATAGAGGCACCGGTAGCACGGGCCGTCCAATGTCGAAAAGACGGACGCCTGCCCTTCGAACCGGAAGATCGACGCGTAGACGTTGGGCTTGCCGAGCATCACGCAGGCGTCGTTGACGAGGTATCGGGTCGGGAAGTTGTCCGTTCCGTCGGCGACGACGTCGAAGTCCGCGAGGATCCGGAGCGCGTTCCCGGACGTCAGCCGGGTCTCGAAGGGCACGAACCGGACGTTCGGATTGACGTCGGCGACTCGCGCGGCGGCGGATCGAAGCTTCGACTCTCCGACGGCGCCCGTTCCGTGCAGGATCTGGCGGTGGAGGTTCGTTTCGTCCACGGCGTCGAAATCCACGACGCCCAGGGTCCCGACGCCGGCCGCCGCCAGATACAGGACGAGCGGCGAGCCGAGACCGCCGGCGCCGACGCAGAGGACGCGCGCGGCCTTGAGCTTCTTCTGCCCCGCTTCGCCCACTTCCGGCAGGACGAGATGGCGGGCGTAGCGCCGGAGCTCCTCGGGCGAGAGGTCGGTCGGGGCACGCTTCGGGTCGAAAACACGGCTCATGGATGCGTTTCTACTCTACGGCATCGGGAACCGGGTCGGAAGTCGCGAGCCCCTCCGGCCCCGCGCCGTCAGCGGCCAAGAGCACTCTTCAGGCCGCGGACCCCCGCGCGGATCTCCGGGACGTCCGTCCCGCCGAATCCGAGCACGAACCCCTGCCGGGGGGCCTTACCGAAATAGCAGGAAGAGAGCGGCATCGCCCAGAACCCCTGTCGGGCGGCGCGCACGGAGACCTCGCGATCGCCCTTCCCTTTCGGGAGCGTCGCGACGAGATGCATGCCGGCCTCGCCTCCGAGAACGCTCAGAAGGTCGCCGAGCTCGCTCCCGATCGCGTCGACGAGGGCGGCGCGCCGCTGCCGGTAGAGAGCCCGCATCCGTCGAATGTGCCGGGCGAAGTGCCCTTCCCGGATGAAATCGGCGAGCACCTGCTGCAGGAACGTCGGAGGGAAATCGTCCGTCGCGGCCCGCACCGCCGCGAAACGGGGGATGAGGCGTTCCGGAATGACGATGTATCCGACGCGAAGCGCCGGATAGAGCACCTTGCTGAACGTCCCGATATAGATGACGCGCCAATCGCGGTCGAGCCCCTGGAGCGAAGCGATCGGCAGACTCTCGTAGCGGTACTCGCTGTCGTAATCGTCCTCGATGATCCACGCACCGCTCCGGCGCGCCCAGTCGAGGAGCTCCAGCCGGCGGGCAAGCGTCATCGTCATTCCGAGCGGGTACTGGTGAGACGGCGTGACGTACGCGGCGCGCGCGCGCGCGCTGCGCTCGACCCCGGCGGCCACGCGCAGCCCTTCGTCGTCGACCGGCACCGCGACGAGCTCCGCGCCCCGGAGCCGAAGGACGTTCCGGGAGCCGACGTAGCCCGGCTCTTCGATCCATACGGGGCTGTCCGCATCGAGGAGAACCCGCGCCGTGAGGTCCAAGGCCTGCTGCGAGCCGCCGACCACCATGATCTGGTCCGCTTCACAGCGCACCGCTCTCGCCGTCCGAAGATACGCGGCCACCGCCTCGCGGAAAACCCGATCTCCCATGGGGTCTCCGTAGCCCAGGTTCCCGGGAGCGCGGTGCATCCTTCGGCCGTGTCGACCCACGAGTCTCGACCAGGTGTCGAAGGGAAACCGGTCGAGCGCCGGCTGGCTGACGCGAAAGGCGCCCGGCCCTCCCAGCCAGGGATCGGCACCTCTCGGAACGAGAAAATCGGAATCGCGCGACGTCGATTTCCGGGTCCGGCTCCGCACGGAACCTCGCGCGTTCTCCCGGTCGCGGCGGTCCGGCCGCCCGGGGACGCTTCTCGCGACGAAAGTCCCGGAACCGATTCCGCTCTCGAAATATCCCTCGGCGACGAGCTGCTCGAACGCGTTGACGATCGGAAGGCGCGAGATCCCGAGCTCTCCCGCGAGCGTCCGGGTCGACGGAATGCGCTGGCCGGCCCGCAGCCGCCGATCGAGGATCGCGCTCCGAAAGCCCTCATAGATCTGGCGGTAGAGGGGCGTCGGCGAGGCGCGGTCGACCGGGATCGCGGGAAGGAGAGCGTGTGCCGCGCGCTTCATCGCGGAAATCATAATGGCCATGTCGAATCGTTAACAAATGGATATTGCCGTGTACCTGCCACCGGGGAAGAATCGTCGCCGCAGGGAGGCCGCGATGAAACACGCTCGGCCCTATCTCCTGGCGAGCGCGAAAACCAGCAACCCGGCGAGGGCGACCACGGCGTCAGCGGATCCCGCAAGAGAGTCCGTCCGGCACCTCGGAGACTTTCCGGTCGTCGAGCTCCGGCGGTACACGATCAAGAACGGCGAGCGGCAGAACTTCGCGGACTACTTCGAGAGCTTCTTCCCCGAGGCCTTCGAGCAGATCGGGGCGATCGCGTTCGGCCAGTTCCTCGAGCGAGACGACCGGTCGCGCTTCACGTGGCTTCGGGGCTTCCATTCGATGGACGACCGAGCCTCGTTGAACGGAGCGTTCTATGACGGACCGCTCTGGAAGGAGCATCGCTCGACGGTGAACGCGGTCATCGTCGACAGCGACGACGTCCTGCTGCTTCGCGCGCTGACGCCCGCCGGCGGAATCCCGGTTTTTCCCGCCGTCGATCCGGTCCGGGAGCCCGGGGGGGCTCACGGCATCGTCGTCGCGCAGATCTTCGCGACGAGGGCAGGCCGAGTCGAGGCATTCGCCCGCCGTGCCGAACCGGCGTTTTCCGGATATCGAGCCGTCGGGGCCCGCGAGGCGGGCGTGCTCGCGACGCTCGACGAGCCCAACAACTTTCCGCGGCACCCGATCCGGACCGACGGGCCCTTTCTCGTGTGGCTGGGGATCGTCGAGAACGACGAGATCGTCGAGACGGTCTTCCGGCCTCTCGCGGAACGCTCGGCGCGGGACCTCGTCGCCTCCAGGCTCCTCCGGGGAAAAGCGGAATTCGTCGTCCTCCGGCCGACCCGGCGTTCGCGTCTCCGCTGGCTGCCGGAAGCATCCCGATGAGTCGAACGGACCGAGGACTTCTCGCCGCGGTCCTCGTCTCCTCGTGCGTGTTCGCGCAGAGCCCGAACGCCCCGGGAGGACGCGCGTCCGGCTCCTCCGTCGAACGCGACGGATCACACGACTTCGACTTCGAGATCGGCGTCTGGAAAACGCGCCTGCGCCGCCTTGTGCACCCCCTGACGGGCTCGACGACCTGGGTCGCATACGAAGGCACGACGGTGGTGCGCAAGGTGTGGAACGGCCGCGCCAATCTCGTTGAGCTCAGGGCCGACGGCCCGGAAGGTCATTTCGAAGGGCTGAACCTTCGCCTCTACGACCCGGGATCGCACCAGTGGAGCCTGAACTTCGCCGACGCCCGCGACGGCAGGATGTCCCCGCCGACCATCGGCGAGTTCCGGAGCGGACGGGGCGAGTTCTACGACCAGGAGACGTTCGGCGGCCGCACGGTGCTCGTCCGTTTCGTCATCTCGGACATCACTTCCGATTCGTGCCGCTTCGAGCAGGCATTCTCCGGCGACGGCGGGAAGGGCTGGGAAGTGAACTGGATCGCGACGGACACGCGGGTGAAGAGCGAATCGAAGAATACGGGAGCATACGTGGACCGACAGCCTCGAGCCGGGACGCTTTCACGTGTGGAAGGGCGTCTTTCGAGACGGGAAGATCGACCTCTTCGGGGAATGGACGGAGCCGGCCGGCCGGTCCGATCGCGCCTCACCCGGTCGGACATCACGCGGGATTCCGCGCACCGGGGTGATCGATTTTCGAAGGCGCTGAATCGCCCGACGACCGGGACCCGGGTCAGCGCGGCAGCGCCGCCGGCCAGTTCGTGACGAGCGTCAACGACGTCGGCGCCGATTCGCCCGCCGGGACCGCCGCGAGCAGGCGGTGGAGCGCGCGGCAGTAATCCGAGGCCGCGCGCGGGTAGAGCATTTCTCCGAAGATCCGGCGCGGCGAACCGACCGACAGGCCGGTCCCTTCCGGCTTCACGGGCAAGGCGAACACCCGCCGATCCGCGCCCACATAGCCGATCTCGTCGGGCGCGTTCCACCAGCCGCCGATCACGCCGCCGTTCGAGATCTGCCATTTCGCGCCGCCCTCCGGGTAACGCGTGACGTAGAGCTCGAGCTTCCCGGACTCGTCGGAGGCGTAGGCCAGCCAGCGGCCGTCGGGCGAAAACGCGCCGCCGCGTTCGTTTCCGGCGCTCGTGAGCAGCATCCGCAGCGCTCCGCCGGCGGCGGGCACCACTCCGACGTCGAAGCTCTTGGTTTCCGTGGACTGCATCGAGAACGCGATGCTCTTTCCGTCCGGAGACCAACTCTCGGGCCCGGCAAAGTTCGCGCCCTTGTAGATCGTCCGCGGCGGCGATCCGCCTCCGGTGTCCTTCACCTGCATCGTCTCCCCGTCGGCGACATGAGCGGCGTAGACGAGCTGCCGCCCGTCGGGCGACCAGATCGGGTTCGACGCCGCACTCGTCCCGAAGGTGAACCGCAGCCGTCCCCCGGCGGCAAGGTCCGCGATCCAGATCTGGGGCCCTTCCGGCCCGTCGATGACGATCGCCGCGCGTTTTCCGTCCGGAGCGACCGCGAGACCCGAGATGGCGGCCGGCTCGCCGGACGACGGGAGCCTCTTCCCGTCCGGGTCGAACCAGGCGAGCTGGCTCGGCGCGGCCGCCGTTTCCCGCTGATAGACGAAGAGGTCCGATCCCCCGAACGCGAACTCCGCGGTACCGCGAAAGCCGTTGTATTCGACCTTTTCGGCCACGGGCACGGCCTCGCCCGAAAGCCGGAGGGTCTTCGGATCGAACCGCTGGACCATGACGTTCTTCTCGCGCACGAACGCGAGGCATCCCTGCGCGCGAAGCAGCGGCCCGATCAGGAAGGGATCTTCGCGCGCAGGGATGCGTCCGCCGACGCGGTGGCGCTCGAATAGTACACGACGGTCTTGCCGTCGGGGAGGAAATGCGGGTTGCGGTGGCTCGCGTCGCCCGCGGTGATGGCCGACTCGGCCGGGACGGGACTTCCTCCCGAAGCCGGCACGCGCTGCATCGAGCCATAGATGTTCGGGGTGAACACGATCGTCCCGTCCGAACCCCACGTCGCTCCGCGGCCCTGCGGCGCTTCGCAGATCGTCTGAACGGCCCCGCCGGAAATTTCGATCCTCTTCAGATTTCCGTCGGCGAAGAACCCGAGCGATCGGCCGTCGGGCGACCAGAAGGGATAGGTGGCGCCCTCGGTTCCCGCGAGCACCGGGCAGGCGACGCTGTCGAGCGCCCGCAGATAAATCTGGGTCTTGCCGTCGCCTCCCTCGGCGACGAAAGCGAGGACGCGCCCGTCGGGAGAAAGAGCGAGCGAGGAGTCCTGCTTCTCGATCACCGCGCCGGCGGGAAGCTCGATCGCGGCCCGGATCGTCCGGGCGGGCGCCGGCTTGCCCCGCACGAGAATCAGCGCGAGGACGGCCGCGGCGGCGACCGCCGCGCCCGCGGCGATCCACGCGAGCCGCTCGCGGCTCTTCCGGCGCGAGGCGACGACGGCGGGCGCGCCGGCCTGCGATCCGGCCTCGGCGAGCCACTCGAGCTGGAGCTTGACGTCGTGCGCCGTCTGGAAGCGGTCGTCGGGGTCCTTGGCGAGACACGTCTTGACGACGCGGTCGAACGCGGGGGGCGTCATCGGCGCGATCGACGAGATCGGGCGCGGATCGTCGCGGAGGATCGACGAGATCAGGGACGCCCGGCTCGCGCCGGAGAAGGCTTTCTTCCCCGTCGCCATCTCGTAGAGCACGGCGCCGAGGGCGAAGATGTCGCTCCGGGCGTCGGCGTCCTTCCCTTCGAGCTGCTCGGGCGACATGTACTGGAAGGTCCCCATGATCGTGCCGCGCTCCGTCAGCCGTGAAGGCGCGGCCGACGTCGGAAGGGACGAGGAGGCATCCCCCCCCGACTCGGCGGCCGGCGCAAGCGACCGGGCGAGGCCGAAGTCGAGGAGCTTGACGCCGGACCGCGTCAGCATGACGTTGCCCGGCTTCAGGTCCCGATGAACGATCCCGTGGCGGTGCGCGCGCTCGAGCGCGTCGGCGATCTGGACGCCGAACTTCAGGACCTGCTCGGCGGGAACCGGCCCCTTGTCGATGCGGCTCTCGAGCGTCTCTCCCTCGAGGTATTCCATGACCAGGTACTCGACGCCCTCGGCGCTTCCCACGTCGTAGAGCGCGCAGACGTGCGGATGCGAGAGCGCCGAGACCGCCTTCGCCTCGCGCTCGAAACGGAGCCTCAACTCCGGCGTCGCGGCGAGATCCGTCGGCAGAACCTTGACCGCGACGACGCGGTCGAGGCGGGTGTCGCGGGCCTTGTACACCTCGCCCATCCCGCCGGCGCCCAGCGGCGACACGATCTCATAGGGCCCGAGTGTGGTCCCCGCGGCGAGAGTCATCTCGACCTCGACGGCGGGCCGCCGGCTCCGATCGGAGCCGGCACCTCATCGAGACCGAGGCGCGAACCGGCGACCAGCGTCATGGCCGCGCGCGCTAAGCCGTCACGAGCCGGCGGAAGCCCTTCTTCTCGTAGAGGTCCTTGTCGGCGCGGGCGAGGATCTCCTCGAGCCGGTCCTGCGACGGGTCGATCGAGACCGCGCCGATCGAGAGCGAAACCGCGAACGGCTGGTTCGAGCGGCCGTTCCAGAAATCGACGTTCTTTCGCAGCCGCGGCAGGATCCCCTCGCCGCCGTCCCGGGAATCGACGAGGGCGAGGACGGCGAACTCGTCTCCGCCGATCCGCGCGATCACGTCCGAGCTGCGGAACGTGAGCTGGAGGATGCGGGCCGCGGCGGCGAGAGCGAGGTCCCCCGCGGCGTGCCCGTGGCGGTCGTTGATCGCCTTCAGCCCGTCGACGTCGGCGAGGAAGACGATCGCCGGCCGTCCGACGCGCCCCGCGAGCTCGAGGACGCCCGTCGCGTGCTCGATGAACCCGCGCCGGTTGGAGATCCCCGTCAGCTCGTCGACCGTCGCGAGCTTCTTCAACCCGCGCTCGACCGTCTTCCGGAGCGCGAGCTCTCGCCCGACGAACACCGCGGACACCGCGACGAGCGACACGCCGACGATCCCGCCGGCCGCCATGGCGAGGGCGAGCCCCGGGTCTCTCGCCCAGCACCGGAACGCGGCATAGCCGAGGATCCCGGCGACCAGCGCGATGCCCGCGATGCCGGCGCTCATCATGCGGATCGTCGAACGGACTGTCATGGCCTGCTGCGGGCAATTGTACGTGAAGCGTCTCGAGATCCGGGAGAAAGGGCTCCCGAAACCTACCCCAGCCGCTCCGTCGCGCGGCGGAAGGCGGCGGCGATCTCCGGCACGGGGCGGGGGGCCAGGCGTCTTTCGCGCTTCAGGCGGCCGAGCTCGGCCCGGAAAGCCGCGAGACGCGCCGCCGCTTCGTCGAGCCGCGCGGCGGACGCCCGTGCCTCGACGGCGGCGGCGGAGTCCGGAAGCTCCGCCGTTTCCTTCCCGAGGCAGAGGACGTCGCATCCCGCGGAAAACGCGGCGGCCGCCCTCTCCGGAAGCCCGCCGAACTCCGCGAGCGCTCCCATCTCGAGGTCGTCGGAGACGGCCACGCCCCGGAAACCGACGTCGCGCCGCAGCAGATCCGCCGCGACGGCCGGGTCGAGCGTCGCCGGCAGGCTCGTTTCCCCGACCGCCGCGTGCGAGACCATCACCGCCGGAGCCGATGCGGCGAGCGCGCGGAACGGCGCCAGATCCTCCTCCATCTCGGTTCGCTGCGCCGACAGGCGGGGAAGCACGAGATGGGAGTCGACGGCCGCGCGGCCGAGCCCCGGAAAGTGCTTGAGGCATCCGGCCACGCCGAACGCCGCGAGCGCCCCGAGAAAGCCCCGCCCGGCGAAAACGACTTCGTCTCCACGGTCGGACGCGGCGCGCCCGGCGAGGATCGTCCTTCCGGCGCCCTCGACCGAGCGGTCGACGACGGGCGCCAGGTCCCAGTCGATGCCGAACGCCGCGCAGATCTCCCCCGCGAGCGTGCCCGCGAGATCCGACGCCCCCGCCCGCGCCGCCGCCGAGAACGACGGCGATGCCGCCGTGATCGCGCGGAAGCGGTCGACCCTCCCCCCCTCCTGATCGACGCAGAGGAACGCGTCCGGGAGCTCCGAGCGGATGTCGGCGACGAGAGCGGAGAGCTGCGCCTCGGAGACGACGTTGCGCGAAAAGAGGATCACGCCGCCCGGCGGATACTCCCGGAAGACCGCACGCTCCCCCCCCGAGAGCGCTTCTCCCGCGATCCCGACGACGAAGAAGGCCGACGCGCTCAGCGGCGGACCCGGTCCTGGAGCGACGCGAGCAGCGAGAGCGCCGCGACGGGCGTGAGCTGGTCGATCTCGACCTCGCGAAGCTTCTCCAGGACGAGCTCCTCCTGTCCCGCGAAGAGCAGGAACTGCCCGTCCTTCGGCGCTTCTCCTTCCTTGCGTGCGAACTTCGGGAGGCCCCGGACGTCGAGCTCCTGCTCCTCGAGGTTGGCGAGGACCTCGCGCGCCCGCGCGATCACCGCCTCGGGGAGGCCGGCGAGCTCCGCCACGTGGATCCCGTAGCTCCGGTCCGCGCCGCCCGGGACGACCTTTCGGAGGAAGACGACCTTCCCTTCCCACTCGCGGACCGCCATCGTGAAGTTCGCGACCCCTTCGGAGGTCTTCGCGAGCTCCGTCATCTCGTGGTAGTGGGTCGCGAAGAGCGTGAAGGCGCGCCGCTCCGGCGCGTCGCGCAGGTGCTCGACGATCGCCCAGGCGAGCGACAGGCCGTCGAAAGTCGAGGTGCCGCGCCCGACCTCGTCGAGGATGACGAGGCTCTCGGGGGTGGCGTTGCGCAGGATGTTCGCCGCCTCGATCATCTCCACCATGAAGGTCGACTCGCCGCGCGCGAGGTGGTCCGACGCCCCGACGCGCGTGAAGATCCGGTCGATCGGCCCGATCTCGGCCTCCCGGGCGGGCACGAAGGCTCCCGCGCGCGCGAGCAGCGCGATCAGCGCCGTCTGACGGAGGTAGGTCGACTTCCCGCCCATGTTCGGGCCGGTCAGGATGACGATGCGCGTGTCGGCGTCGAGGCCGACGTCGTTCGGGACGAAGGGCTCGTCGCGGCGAACGCGCTCGACGACGGGATGCCGCCCTTCGACGATCCGGATCCCCGGCCGGTCGGCGATCCGCGGCCGGGCGTAGCCCCGCGCGGCGGCCGTCTCCGCGAGAGCCGCGAAGAGGTCGATCTGCCCGAGCACGCGCGCGAGCTCCGCCAGGCGCATCGCCTCGGAGGCCAGAA encodes the following:
- the moeB gene encoding molybdopterin-synthase adenylyltransferase MoeB, yielding MSRVFDPKRAPTDLSPEELRRYARHLVLPEVGEAGQKKLKAARVLCVGAGGLGSPLVLYLAAAGVGTLGVVDFDAVDETNLHRQILHGTGAVGESKLRSAAARVADVNPNVRFVPFETRLTSGNALRILADFDVVADGTDNFPTRYLVNDACVMLGKPNVYASIFRFEGQASVFSTLDGPCYRCLYPEPPPPGLVPSCAEGGVLGVLPGLLGVIQATETLKLILGVGSPLVGRLLLVDALGMKVRELKLRKSPDCVVCGPNPTITKLIDYEAFCGVAAASPEAGADAGSITPAELKRRMDARENFVLLDVREPHESRMFSLPGSVEIPLRMLPDQVGRLSPADDIVVYCKMGGRSAQAARFLSESGYRKVANLAGGVDQWLRDIGS
- a CDS encoding PLP-dependent aminotransferase family protein, whose protein sequence is MKRAAHALLPAIPVDRASPTPLYRQIYEGFRSAILDRRLRAGQRIPSTRTLAGELGISRLPIVNAFEQLVAEGYFESGIGSGTFVARSVPGRPDRRDRENARGSVRSRTRKSTSRDSDFLVPRGADPWLGGPGAFRVSQPALDRFPFDTWSRLVGRHGRRMHRAPGNLGYGDPMGDRVFREAVAAYLRTARAVRCEADQIMVVGGSQQALDLTARVLLDADSPVWIEEPGYVGSRNVLRLRGAELVAVPVDDEGLRVAAGVERSARARAAYVTPSHQYPLGMTMTLARRLELLDWARRSGAWIIEDDYDSEYRYESLPIASLQGLDRDWRVIYIGTFSKVLYPALRVGYIVIPERLIPRFAAVRAATDDFPPTFLQQVLADFIREGHFARHIRRMRALYRQRRAALVDAIGSELGDLLSVLGGEAGMHLVATLPKGKGDREVSVRAARQGFWAMPLSSCYFGKAPRQGFVLGFGGTDVPEIRAGVRGLKSALGR
- a CDS encoding NIPSNAP family protein translates to MKHARPYLLASAKTSNPARATTASADPARESVRHLGDFPVVELRRYTIKNGERQNFADYFESFFPEAFEQIGAIAFGQFLERDDRSRFTWLRGFHSMDDRASLNGAFYDGPLWKEHRSTVNAVIVDSDDVLLLRALTPAGGIPVFPAVDPVREPGGAHGIVVAQIFATRAGRVEAFARRAEPAFSGYRAVGAREAGVLATLDEPNNFPRHPIRTDGPFLVWLGIVENDEIVETVFRPLAERSARDLVASRLLRGKAEFVVLRPTRRSRLRWLPEASR
- a CDS encoding protein kinase, whose translation is MTLAAGTTLGPYEIVSPLGAGGMGEVYKARDTRLDRVVAVKVLPTDLAATPELRLRFEREAKAVSALSHPHVCALYDVGSAEGVEYLVMEYLEGETLESRIDKGPVPAEQVLKFGVQIADALERAHRHGIVHRDLKPGNVMLTRSGVKLLDFGLARSLAPAAESGGDASSSLPTSAAPSRLTERGTIMGTFQYMSPEQLEGKDADARSDIFALGAVLYEMATGKKAFSGASRASLISSILRDDPRPISSIAPMTPPAFDRVVKTCLAKDPDDRFQTAHDVKLQLEWLAEAGSQAGAPAVVASRRKSRERLAWIAAGAAVAAAAVLALILVRGKPAPARTIRAAIELPAGAVIEKQDSSLALSPDGRVLAFVAEGGDGKTQIYLRALDSVACPVLAGTEGATYPFWSPDGRSLGFFADGNLKRIEISGGAVQTICEAPQGRGATWGSDGTIVFTPNIYGSMQRVPASGGSPVPAESAITAGDASHRNPHFLPDGKTVVYYSSATASADASLRAKIPS
- a CDS encoding GGDEF domain-containing protein encodes the protein MSAGIAGIALVAGILGYAAFRCWARDPGLALAMAAGGIVGVSLVAVSAVFVGRELALRKTVERGLKKLATVDELTGISNRRGFIEHATGVLELAGRVGRPAIVFLADVDGLKAINDRHGHAAGDLALAAAARILQLTFRSSDVIARIGGDEFAVLALVDSRDGGEGILPRLRKNVDFWNGRSNQPFAVSLSIGAVSIDPSQDRLEEILARADKDLYEKKGFRRLVTA
- a CDS encoding glycoside hydrolase family 3 N-terminal domain-containing protein; translation: MSASAFFVVGIAGEALSGGERAVFREYPPGGVILFSRNVVSEAQLSALVADIRSELPDAFLCVDQEGGRVDRFRAITAASPSFSAAARAGASDLAGTLAGEICAAFGIDWDLAPVVDRSVEGAGRTILAGRAASDRGDEVVFAGRGFLGALAAFGVAGCLKHFPGLGRAAVDSHLVLPRLSAQRTEMEEDLAPFRALAASAPAVMVSHAAVGETSLPATLDPAVAADLLRRDVGFRGVAVSDDLEMGALAEFGGLPERAAAAFSAGCDVLCLGKETAELPDSAAAVEARASAARLDEAAARLAAFRAELGRLKRERRLAPRPVPEIAAAFRRATERLG